Proteins encoded in a region of the Paucibacter sediminis genome:
- a CDS encoding TIGR00730 family Rossman fold protein — MSKHNKLHARNFPTAKEEAKHLKPSPDYEGPDSAYRLAFTDTDFLLREELRPVRMQLELLKPELVQQEQGIHSTIVMFGSARILDREGALAAVQAAKAGGDAAAIKRAEMQLAMSRYYEEARRFASLVTKASSDRHNPIYVVTGGGPGIMEAGNRGAHEVGGKSIGLNIVLPHEQLPNPYITPELCFRFHYFALRKMHFLMRSVALVCFPGGFGTLDELFETMTLVQTGKSRRRPILMFGREFWSKLINFDYLIETGMISPGDEQLFHYVENAEEAWALLEREYDMNPNHDHND, encoded by the coding sequence ATGTCAAAGCACAACAAACTGCACGCTCGCAACTTCCCCACCGCCAAGGAAGAAGCCAAGCACCTCAAACCCTCGCCGGATTACGAAGGCCCAGACAGCGCCTACCGCCTGGCCTTCACCGACACCGACTTCCTGCTGCGCGAGGAGCTGCGCCCGGTGCGCATGCAGCTGGAGCTGCTCAAGCCCGAGCTGGTGCAGCAGGAGCAGGGCATCCACTCCACCATCGTGATGTTCGGCAGCGCCCGCATCCTCGACCGCGAGGGCGCGCTGGCCGCCGTGCAGGCCGCCAAGGCCGGTGGCGACGCCGCGGCCATCAAGCGCGCCGAGATGCAGCTGGCGATGAGCCGCTACTACGAGGAAGCGCGCCGCTTTGCCTCGCTCGTCACCAAGGCCTCCAGCGATCGGCACAACCCCATCTATGTGGTCACCGGCGGCGGCCCCGGCATCATGGAGGCAGGCAACCGCGGCGCGCACGAGGTCGGCGGCAAGAGCATCGGCCTGAACATCGTGCTGCCGCACGAGCAGCTGCCCAACCCCTACATCACGCCCGAGCTGTGCTTCCGCTTCCACTACTTCGCGCTGCGCAAGATGCACTTCCTGATGCGCTCGGTGGCGCTGGTGTGCTTCCCGGGCGGCTTCGGCACGCTCGACGAACTGTTCGAGACCATGACCCTGGTGCAGACCGGCAAGAGCCGTCGCCGCCCCATCCTGATGTTCGGGCGCGAGTTCTGGAGCAAGCTGATCAATTTCGACTACCTGATCGAGACCGGCATGATCAGCCCGGGTGACGAGCAACTTTTCCATTATGTCGAGAACGCCGAGGAGGCCTGGGCCCTGCTCGAGCGCGAGTACGACATGAACCCCAACCACGACCACAACGATTGA
- a CDS encoding HesA/MoeB/ThiF family protein codes for MNDEQLLRYSRHILLDEIGVEGQQKLADSHALVIGAGGLGSPVALYLATAGVGRLTLVDHDTVDLTNLQRQIVHRLDAVGTPKVASAARTLAQLNPEVQVRALQLRANAAQLDELVATADVVLDCSDNFATRHAVNAACVRHGRPLVAGAAIGFDGQISVYDSRDGRQPCYACLFPPDAAYEEVRCATMGVFAPLVGIIGSMQAAEALKLLMGLPGSLAGRLQMLDARRMEWSEIQVQRDPGCSCCGGQSLATDSPN; via the coding sequence ATGAATGACGAACAATTGCTGCGCTACTCGCGGCATATCCTGCTGGACGAAATCGGCGTGGAAGGCCAGCAAAAGCTCGCCGACTCGCATGCCCTGGTGATCGGTGCCGGCGGCCTGGGCTCGCCGGTGGCTCTCTACCTGGCCACCGCCGGCGTCGGCCGCCTGACCCTGGTGGACCACGACACCGTGGACCTGACCAATCTGCAGCGCCAGATCGTGCACCGGCTCGACGCCGTGGGCACGCCCAAGGTGGCCTCGGCCGCACGCACGCTGGCCCAGCTCAATCCCGAGGTGCAAGTCCGGGCCCTGCAGCTGCGCGCCAATGCCGCCCAACTCGATGAGTTGGTGGCCACGGCCGACGTGGTGCTGGACTGCTCGGACAACTTCGCCACCCGCCATGCGGTGAACGCCGCCTGCGTGCGCCATGGCAGGCCGCTGGTGGCGGGCGCGGCGATCGGCTTCGACGGCCAGATCAGCGTCTACGACAGCCGCGACGGCAGGCAGCCCTGCTACGCCTGCCTGTTCCCGCCCGACGCTGCCTACGAGGAGGTGCGCTGCGCCACCATGGGCGTGTTCGCCCCCCTGGTGGGCATCATCGGCAGCATGCAGGCGGCCGAGGCGCTGAAGCTGCTGATGGGCCTGCCCGGCAGCCTGGCCGGCCGGCTGCAGATGCTGGATGCGCGCCGCATGGAGTGGAGCGAGATCCAGGTGCAGCGCGATCCCGGCTGCAGCTGTTGCGGCGGCCAATCTTTGGCCACGGATTCGCCAAACTAA
- a CDS encoding S41 family peptidase: protein MGAKLKVAGWVALGAVAGALTTMQLQANARSSLTPLPLEEMQQLAAVFGLVKAEYVEPVDEKKLINDAISGMVSGLDPHSQFFDQKSFKEFREGTTGKFVGVGIEIGMEDGLVKIVSPIEGSPAFRAGLKSGDLISKIDDTAVKGLSLDQAVKRMRGEPNTKVSLTIYRKSESRSFPITITREEIRVQSVRSKVVEPGYAWLRVSQFQDRTVEDFARKLEEIYKAEPNLKGLVLDLRNDPGGLLEASVAISAAFLQQGVEVVSTNGQIAESKASFKASPDFYQRRGGSDPLRKLPAALKNVPLVVLVNEGSASASEIVAGALQDHKRAIVMGAQTFGKGSVQTVRQLGPETALKITTARYYTPSGRSIQAKGIVPDVLLDETAEGNVFAALRMREADLEKHLNNGAEEKDAAREKAREEARQKLEADFAKKNEPPKPLPEFGSAEDFPLQQALNQLKGRPVAVSKTAVERKAEAKPGE from the coding sequence ATGGGTGCCAAACTGAAAGTCGCAGGCTGGGTAGCGTTGGGCGCCGTGGCCGGGGCGCTGACCACGATGCAGTTGCAGGCAAACGCCCGCAGCAGCCTCACTCCGCTGCCCCTGGAAGAGATGCAGCAACTGGCGGCGGTATTCGGGCTGGTGAAGGCCGAATACGTGGAGCCGGTGGATGAGAAGAAACTCATCAACGATGCCATCTCGGGCATGGTTTCCGGCCTGGATCCGCACTCGCAGTTCTTCGACCAGAAGAGCTTCAAGGAATTCCGTGAAGGCACGACCGGCAAGTTCGTCGGCGTGGGCATCGAGATCGGCATGGAAGATGGTCTGGTGAAGATCGTCTCGCCGATCGAAGGCTCGCCCGCCTTCCGCGCCGGCCTCAAGAGCGGCGACCTGATCAGCAAGATCGACGACACGGCCGTCAAGGGCCTCTCGCTGGACCAGGCCGTCAAGCGCATGCGCGGCGAGCCCAACACCAAGGTCTCGCTGACGATTTACCGCAAGAGCGAAAGCCGCAGCTTCCCCATCACCATCACGCGCGAAGAGATCCGCGTGCAGAGCGTGCGCTCCAAGGTGGTGGAACCCGGCTATGCCTGGCTGCGCGTGAGCCAGTTCCAGGACCGCACGGTGGAAGACTTCGCGCGCAAGCTGGAAGAAATCTACAAGGCCGAACCCAATCTCAAGGGTCTGGTGCTGGACCTGCGCAATGACCCCGGCGGTCTGCTGGAGGCTTCGGTGGCGATTTCCGCCGCCTTCCTGCAGCAAGGCGTGGAAGTGGTCAGCACAAACGGCCAGATCGCCGAGTCCAAGGCCAGCTTCAAGGCCAGCCCCGACTTCTATCAGCGCCGTGGCGGCAGCGACCCGCTGCGCAAGCTGCCGGCCGCGTTGAAGAACGTGCCCCTGGTGGTGCTGGTCAACGAAGGCTCGGCCTCGGCCAGCGAGATCGTCGCCGGCGCCCTGCAGGACCACAAGCGCGCCATCGTGATGGGCGCCCAGACCTTCGGCAAGGGTTCGGTGCAGACGGTGCGCCAACTGGGCCCCGAGACCGCGCTGAAGATCACCACCGCGCGCTACTACACGCCCAGCGGCCGCTCCATCCAGGCCAAGGGCATCGTGCCTGACGTGCTGCTGGACGAAACCGCCGAGGGCAATGTGTTCGCCGCCCTGCGCATGCGCGAGGCGGATCTCGAGAAGCACCTCAACAACGGTGCCGAAGAGAAGGATGCGGCGCGCGAGAAGGCACGCGAGGAAGCACGCCAGAAGCTCGAGGCCGACTTCGCCAAGAAGAACGAGCCGCCCAAGCCCCTGCCCGAATTCGGCTCGGCCGAGGACTTCCCGCTGCAGCAGGCGCTCAACCAACTCAAGGGCCGGCCGGTGGCCGTGTCGAAGACGGCGGTAGAGCGCAAGGCCGAGGCCAAGCCGGGCGAATAA
- a CDS encoding ABC transporter ATP-binding protein — protein MFLALDQVGLRYPNSHGRRAAVDAVTLALGRGQIGVLIGPSGCGKTSLLRSIAGLERLQAGRIRIDGETLADAGSGLHLPPEARRIGMVFQDYALFPHLSIAQNIGFGLQGLPRQQREQRVREMLELVGLAHAAKRAPHQLSGGQQQRVALARALAPAPRLMLLDEPFSSLDVDLREHLSQELRAILHASGTTALFVTHDQAEAFAIGDVVGVMHQGRLEQWDEAYTVYHRPATRFVADFIGHGVFTPARIVAGPDGPLVRTAVGELTDAGECPLPTAYPDGACEVLLRADDIVHDDLAPVKAQIERKIFRGAEFLYTLRLASGERLMAHVPSHHDHQLGEWIGIRAHVDHVVTFGIPAGVAAD, from the coding sequence ATGTTTCTTGCCCTCGACCAGGTCGGTCTGCGCTACCCGAATTCCCATGGCCGCCGTGCTGCGGTCGATGCCGTCACCCTGGCGCTCGGGCGCGGACAGATCGGCGTGCTGATCGGCCCCTCGGGCTGCGGCAAGACCTCGCTGCTGCGCAGCATCGCCGGGCTGGAACGGCTGCAGGCCGGCCGCATCCGCATCGATGGCGAAACCCTGGCCGACGCCGGCAGCGGCCTGCACCTGCCGCCCGAGGCGCGCCGCATCGGCATGGTGTTCCAGGACTACGCGCTGTTCCCGCACCTCAGCATTGCCCAGAACATCGGCTTCGGCCTGCAAGGTCTGCCGCGCCAGCAACGCGAGCAGCGCGTCCGCGAGATGCTGGAACTGGTGGGCCTGGCCCATGCGGCCAAGCGCGCGCCGCACCAGCTCTCGGGTGGCCAGCAGCAGCGTGTGGCGCTGGCACGCGCGCTCGCGCCGGCACCGCGCCTGATGCTGCTGGACGAGCCCTTCTCCAGCCTGGACGTGGACCTGCGCGAGCACCTCTCGCAGGAGCTGCGCGCCATCCTGCACGCCAGCGGCACCACCGCCCTGTTTGTCACCCACGACCAGGCCGAGGCCTTCGCGATCGGCGACGTGGTGGGCGTGATGCACCAGGGCCGGCTGGAGCAATGGGACGAGGCCTACACCGTCTACCACCGCCCGGCCACGCGCTTCGTGGCGGACTTCATCGGCCATGGCGTGTTCACGCCGGCGCGCATCGTCGCCGGGCCGGACGGCCCGCTGGTGCGGACCGCCGTGGGCGAGCTGACCGATGCGGGCGAATGCCCGCTGCCGACGGCCTATCCCGATGGCGCTTGCGAGGTACTGCTGCGCGCCGACGACATCGTGCACGACGACCTCGCGCCGGTGAAGGCGCAGATCGAGCGCAAGATCTTCCGCGGCGCCGAGTTCCTCTACACCCTGCGCCTGGCCAGCGGCGAACGCCTGATGGCCCATGTGCCCTCGCACCACGACCATCAGCTGGGCGAATGGATAGGCATACGCGCCCATGTGGACCATGTCGTGACTTTCGGCATTCCGGCCGGCGTGGCGGCGGACTGA
- a CDS encoding ABC transporter permease has protein sequence MLRFIILVCLLLAVPVAGVLGSWLALDAQAWAILAHQWQTVLPEYAWSSLLLSVSVALGVALLGGATAAAVSLFEFPGRRWFEWALLLPMAMPAYVAAYAYTDVLQYSGALQSTLRQWTGAQGALWPDPRSLPGAVLLFVLCLYPYVYLLTRTALAERGVALMEAARMLGAGTWRRVREVALPLARPALAAGVALALMETLADYGVGAYFGLTTLTTGIYKAWLVMNDRIAAAQLASVLLLVVALLLWLERRAQARLRFVGSRSGALHAAEARPLPLQGLAALGAFLLCALPVLLGFVLPVLVLLQLLWQEGMHGEMGLPLARFAQWAWTSLQLAGLAAVLAVSLALVLAYATRVRSASPTLAALLGVSNRIVSLGYAVPGAVLAVGILLPLGWLQTHAPQLGLTALMTGSIAGLIYAYLVRFSGVALQSVEAGYARISTTVDETARMLGASRRRLFLELHAPLLARSALAAALLVFVDVMKELPATLVLRPFNSDTLAVVAYQLARDERLGEAALPSLAIVLVGLVPVLMLSRAMRKKPGT, from the coding sequence ATGCTGCGCTTCATCATCCTTGTCTGCCTGTTGCTGGCCGTGCCCGTCGCGGGCGTTTTGGGCTCCTGGCTGGCCCTCGATGCCCAGGCCTGGGCCATCCTGGCGCATCAGTGGCAGACCGTGCTGCCCGAATACGCCTGGTCTTCGCTGCTGCTGTCGGTGAGCGTGGCCCTGGGCGTGGCACTGCTGGGCGGGGCCACGGCCGCCGCGGTGAGCCTGTTCGAGTTTCCGGGCCGGCGCTGGTTCGAATGGGCCTTGCTGCTGCCCATGGCGATGCCGGCCTATGTGGCCGCCTATGCCTACACCGATGTGCTGCAGTACAGCGGCGCGCTGCAGAGCACGCTGCGCCAGTGGACCGGCGCGCAGGGCGCGCTGTGGCCGGATCCGCGCAGCCTGCCCGGGGCGGTGCTGCTGTTCGTGCTGTGCCTCTACCCCTATGTCTATCTGCTCACCCGCACCGCCCTGGCCGAACGCGGCGTGGCGCTGATGGAGGCGGCGCGCATGCTGGGCGCAGGCACCTGGCGGCGCGTGCGCGAGGTGGCGCTGCCGCTGGCGCGCCCGGCGCTGGCGGCGGGCGTGGCCCTGGCGCTGATGGAAACCCTGGCCGACTATGGCGTGGGCGCCTATTTCGGCCTGACCACGCTGACCACTGGCATCTACAAGGCCTGGCTGGTGATGAACGATCGCATCGCCGCGGCCCAGCTGGCCTCGGTGCTGCTGCTGGTGGTGGCCCTGTTGCTGTGGCTGGAGCGGCGTGCCCAGGCCAGGCTGCGTTTCGTCGGCAGCCGCAGCGGTGCCCTGCATGCGGCCGAAGCCAGGCCGCTGCCGCTGCAGGGCCTGGCCGCACTGGGCGCCTTCCTGCTGTGCGCGCTGCCGGTGCTGCTGGGCTTTGTGCTGCCGGTGCTGGTGCTGCTGCAGCTGCTGTGGCAGGAGGGCATGCATGGCGAGATGGGCCTGCCGCTGGCGCGCTTTGCGCAATGGGCCTGGACCAGCCTGCAACTCGCCGGCCTGGCGGCCGTGCTGGCGGTCTCGCTGGCCCTGGTGCTGGCCTATGCGACCAGGGTGCGCAGTGCCTCGCCCACGTTGGCGGCGCTGCTGGGTGTGTCGAACCGCATCGTCTCGCTCGGCTATGCCGTGCCCGGTGCGGTGCTGGCGGTGGGCATCCTGCTGCCGCTGGGCTGGCTGCAGACCCATGCGCCGCAGCTGGGTCTGACGGCGCTGATGACGGGCAGCATCGCCGGCCTGATCTACGCCTACCTGGTGCGCTTCTCGGGCGTGGCCCTGCAATCGGTGGAGGCCGGCTATGCGCGCATCTCCACCACCGTGGACGAGACCGCGCGCATGCTGGGCGCCTCGCGCCGCCGCCTGTTCCTGGAGCTGCATGCGCCGCTGCTGGCGCGCTCGGCACTGGCGGCCGCCTTGCTGGTGTTCGTCGACGTGATGAAGGAGTTGCCCGCCACCCTGGTGCTGCGCCCCTTCAACAGCGACACCCTGGCGGTGGTGGCCTACCAGCTGGCGCGCGACGAGCGCCTGGGCGAGGCGGCCCTGCCGTCGCTGGCCATCGTGTTGGTGGGTTTGGTGCCGGTGCTGATGCTGTCGCGCGCCATGCGCAAGAAACCTGGGACTTGA